The genomic stretch CCCATAGGCGTCCGCCGCAAGCAACAGCGGCTTCCTTCAAGTGACCTTATCGGAAATGCCCCGGCAAGTTCTGGTTCCTTTGTTATCGCGGATTTCTGCGCCGTGGCATTTCCGATGAAGGCTTACCACTTACCGCTCGGAATGTATGAACCGCAGCCTCTGTTTCGATGGTTGCTTCCTGGAATCACATCGGTTGTTTCACTTCTACGGTTACGGCGTATCTCAGGCAAGTGGCCGGTCGTCAGTCAACTTCCCACATACGTCGTATCTGGGGAACGTACCTGTTTACGAGTGCCCGATATTCAGACAAGTGCTGCGGATTCAACTACCCAGGCCTGAAAGTGTGAGAGCGACTGAGCTCCCTGCCTGGATGGATTGGCGCGTACGCCAAACTTGGCCCCCGCTCGCCGCAGGTGGTATTCGGCTCGACAGACGCCGGCAAACGCACACTGGGCTGCTGCGCTTACTTCCGGCCGTTGTGCCGCGCGATTTGTTCCCTGCTGAGACGAAGGAACCGGGCAGCGTTGTTGTAGAGAATGTCTCGCTTCTGAGCCGGTGTCAGGAACGTGGCTGTCTCAATGGACTGGATTGCCACTTCCAATGCTTCCGGCCACACCATCTGATCCGAACCGAACATCACTCGGTTGCCGAACCCGGTTTCCACTAGGCTTCGTAGATACCTATGAAAGACCGGACGGGGAATACCGAAGCTGATCACGCCAACGTCGACGTACAGCTGCGGGTGCGTCCACAGCACCGCCAGGAGGTCGTCGAGCATGGGCCATCCGGCGTGCATCAACCACATGCGCAGCCGGGGATGCCGGAGGAGTGCTTCTTCCACCACAAGCGGGCTGTGGAGTCGGGCCCGATATCCTTGGAAACCCAGGTATGGAGCGCCCGGAGGCCCAGGGCCGACGTGGATCCCAACTGGGATGTCCATCTCCTCGGCCAACGCAAGGTAGGGCTCGAATTTCGCATCTCCCGGCTCGATCCCCTGGTACTGGATAATCACCTCGCCGAGGACGGAGTACCGGCCAGCTTTGAAAAGGGCTCGCATTTCCCCTGCGGAGGGTGCTCCGGGACCTAGGTCGAAAAATAGGCCGGGAATGATCCGGTCGCCGCTGACTTTGCGCCACTCGTTTACCAAAGGACCGCTGGCTACTCCGATGACGTTCCTACGTTCCATGATCGCGAGGGTCCGGTCCATCAGCTCCTTATCCGTGAGAGGAGAATGAATCGGATGCGCGCACGTCGGATTCTTGAGAAATGCGCCGAACGCGGCTCCCCAGTTTGCGCCGTTCTCAGCGGGGGGTATCGAGAGTGGAACACAAATACTGACCGGGGGCGGCCCCTGGTCCGCCGCTCGAAAGGCATGAAGATGCATGTCGAGAATAGGTGCGGGCCGGGTCTGCGCGGATGCCTTCATGCTGAGCCCTCCTTCCGGAACGGGGTGGATGTTGACCGAGAACACGGCCATCTTACCAGAAGTTGGAGCGCCGGCGGCGATTTCCCGGTGCGAATGGCTGGATATGTCGGTGGGGCGATGCCGGCCAACTCCAATTCTATCTGAGCAGAAAGTATCGTCCAGAGAATATCATCCGCACCTTCTGCCGCGAGAGTGCCAGAATCCTGTCTCTTGCAGCATCGTTTTGGGGCATGACTGCTTCGAGGGCCCGAGAGACCCCGCTGGTCGACAAAACACTTTCGCATGGGAAGCAGCAATGGATAGTCGGAACAAGCTGCATTCTTGGGATCAAGTCCCGTCCCTGGGGGTTAGCTCAGCTTCCGATAGTCACATGCCTGTGTTGTCGCGTAACCGGAAAAGTGACCTGATCTGGACTCCAATTCCAGGCGCTTTTCGGCGATGTTGATCCCACGCGGGCGAATAACGCGCAAACCGTACATTGGCCTGCTAGGCCCGGAGTGGAGTGATTCCGAATCAAAAACGACGTTGTCAGCGGGTCCGACATCCACGAGGGTTTGATGTTCGTCAATTTGCGGCGGGATAGCTACCTGTCAAATAGCTCCTCAGCAAATATTCGCCAATCCGCATTCAGATGACCCATAATGTCTCTGAGGATTGCCTGCACACAATCGTGGCAGGTCAGTGGTGGTGCTCGTCGGCATGGAGCAGCAGCCCCGCGCCGCCAATCTCAATTGAAGATGTTCTCATCGTACGGGGCTTTGTTGCGCTTGATCTTGCCGGGGGGCTCGACTTTGTCAGACCGCTTTTCCAGCTTGTGTTCTTTGACGAAGAAAAACGGCTCCTTCTCCACCAGGGCGATCGTCTTCGAATGCTGCACAATCTTGTTGAAGCATGTGACGTAGCGATGAAAGAAAATGCCGGACAGGGCGTCTTCCTTTTTTTCGAGGATCTTGGTCTTTTCTTTCTGCTTG from Terriglobia bacterium encodes the following:
- a CDS encoding amidohydrolase family protein, encoding MKASAQTRPAPILDMHLHAFRAADQGPPPVSICVPLSIPPAENGANWGAAFGAFLKNPTCAHPIHSPLTDKELMDRTLAIMERRNVIGVASGPLVNEWRKVSGDRIIPGLFFDLGPGAPSAGEMRALFKAGRYSVLGEVIIQYQGIEPGDAKFEPYLALAEEMDIPVGIHVGPGPPGAPYLGFQGYRARLHSPLVVEEALLRHPRLRMWLMHAGWPMLDDLLAVLWTHPQLYVDVGVISFGIPRPVFHRYLRSLVETGFGNRVMFGSDQMVWPEALEVAIQSIETATFLTPAQKRDILYNNAARFLRLSREQIARHNGRK